The uncultured Eubacteriales bacterium region CAGGTCATCCAGAATTTCTCCGATAGTCTCCTCTATGCTGGTAAAGTTCAATTCTACGCAGCTACCCTCTCCCGCAGAAATCATGTTCTCCGGCTCCTTTTCTCGCTTTTTACCACGCCGATGTACTTACCTCCTTACTGTTATGGGTGGATATTTTTTGTAATTTTACGTTTTCTGACGTTATGATAGTCTGGCTGCCAAAGAGCGCACAGGGCCAGCCCTCTTCAACAGAGGGCTGGCCCTGTGCGTTTTTTTCACGGCTTTTGACGGATTTATTGGGCATCGGGATACCGGCTAGAAAAAAGTGTGGTATCCCCTGTCGATACAGGGAAAATAGACAAAAACTACTTCCTAGAATAAAACAAAATGACATATTTTATTTTATTTTATTAAATGTATTGAAATATCATTTCAATACTGCTATACTGTGCCCGTAGTAAACCAGAGAGGGAGGCCACCCATGAAACCAAAGCTCATTCTGATGTCCCACGGGCACTACGCCGAGGAGCTCTACAAGTCCGCGCAGATGATCGTGGGCCCGATCGACGGCCTCATCACCATCGCCATGTTGGAGAGCGACGGGCTGGACGGCACCAGGAAAAAGCTGGCCGACGCCTTTTCCCAGGCGGGCGAGGTCGACGTGGTCATCGCCGCCGACCTGATGTCTGGCACGCCATGCAATGTGGCTGTCCAGTCTATGTACGAGCGCTCCGGGGTTCGCGTCCTGACCGGCTTGAACCTTCCCATGGCCATTGAGTACGCCGTCTCCGACATCGAGGACGCGGATGAGATGGCCGTCATGCTGCGGGACACCGGAGCGGCGTCCGTCAGGCTGGTGGAAAAACCCCAAGCAGCCGACGGAGAGGAGGGCTACGAGGACTAGGCTGCACGAGGCCCTAACAAAAGCAAAGAGAGAGCTATTTTGTAAGGAGGAAAGATGTATGAACAGTATTCCCATACTCATTGTCGTGCTGCTGACGCTGTATGTCGGCTTCGCCCAGCTCGACCAAATCTCCGTTCAGCTGGGCTTCTACTCCCCGCTGTTTGCCGCCACCGTTACCGGGCTGTTGCTGGGCAATATGCCCATGGGTCTCGCCATCGGCGCTTCCATGCAGCTGATGACTCTGGGTGTTGCCACCTACGGCGGCGCCACGGTGCCTGACTTCCTGTCCGGTTCCATTATGGGCACGGCGTTTGCCATCATGTCCGGCCAGGGCGCCGAGGCCGGCGTCGCGCTGGCGGTGCCCATCGGCCTGCTGCTCACCCAGCTGGATGTGGCGGGCCGCATGACCAACGTCATCTTCCAGCATCGCGCCGAGCGCTGCGCCGCCAAGGGCGACGACAAGGGTGTGGAGCTGTGCAACATCCTGGGCATCCTGCCCTGGACCCTCACCCGCATGATCCCCGTGTTCCTGGGCCTCTTCTTCGGCGAGGCCGTGGTCAAGGCCATCAACAGTTGGATCCCCGCGTGGCTAATGAGCGGCCTCAAGTATGCCGGGGGCCTGCTGCCCGTCATGGGCATCGCCCTCCTCATGCGCTACCTCCCCCTGAAGAAGTTCTTCGCCTACTACATCATCGGCTTTGTGCTAATGGCCTATCTGCCCAGCCAGTTCACCATTCTGGGCGTGTCTCTGGTGGGCGTCGCTCTGGCGGCGATCTATATGAA contains the following coding sequences:
- a CDS encoding hypothetical protein (Evidence 5 : No homology to any previously reported sequences), giving the protein MSFCFILGSSFCLFSLYRQGIPHFFLAGIPMPNKSVKSREKNAQGQPSVEEGWPCALFGSQTIITSENVKLQKISTHNSKEVSTSAW
- a CDS encoding PTS IIA component protein, whose amino-acid sequence is MKPKLILMSHGHYAEELYKSAQMIVGPIDGLITIAMLESDGLDGTRKKLADAFSQAGEVDVVIAADLMSGTPCNVAVQSMYERSGVRVLTGLNLPMAIEYAVSDIEDADEMAVMLRDTGAASVRLVEKPQAADGEEGYED
- a CDS encoding PTS system, IIC component, which gives rise to MNSIPILIVVLLTLYVGFAQLDQISVQLGFYSPLFAATVTGLLLGNMPMGLAIGASMQLMTLGVATYGGATVPDFLSGSIMGTAFAIMSGQGAEAGVALAVPIGLLLTQLDVAGRMTNVIFQHRAERCAAKGDDKGVELCNILGILPWTLTRMIPVFLGLFFGEAVVKAINSWIPAWLMSGLKYAGGLLPVMGIALLMRYLPLKKFFAYYIIGFVLMAYLPSQFTILGVSLVGVALAAIYMNKYDSDNAAPAAAVAAGNNDVEVEIDE